One stretch of Methylococcus capsulatus DNA includes these proteins:
- the accC gene encoding acetyl-CoA carboxylase biotin carboxylase subunit: MLGKVVIANRGEIALRILRACRELGIKAVAVHSEADRDLKHVRLADESVCIGPAASRDSYLNVPAIISAAEVTDALAIHPGYGFLSENADFAEKVIQSGFIFIGPRPETIRMMGDKVAAIEAMKKAGIPTLPGSDGPLGENEQENLVIARRIGFPIIIKAAGGGGGRGMRVVHSEASLAASIELTRSEAGAAFGNDMVYMEKFLENPRHIEFQVIADSHGNVVHLGERDCSTQRRHQKVVEEAPAPGITQAQRDEMGMRCVQACREIGYLGAGTFEFLYQDGQFYFIEMNTRVQVEHPVTEMVTGFDIVKEQLRIAAGEPLSIRQAEVEMRGHAIECRINAEDPVNFMPSPGLIEQFHMPGGPGIRVETHIYNGYRVPPYYDSMIGKLIAHGETRAGAIARMRTALNEMVIGGIKCNIPLLLDIVNDSAFEAGGQNIHYLEQKLGLKH; the protein is encoded by the coding sequence ATGCTAGGTAAAGTCGTCATCGCCAATCGCGGTGAAATCGCTTTGCGCATCCTCCGTGCTTGCCGCGAGCTTGGGATCAAGGCCGTCGCCGTACATTCCGAAGCGGACCGCGATCTGAAGCACGTGCGCCTGGCCGACGAGTCGGTCTGCATCGGACCGGCGGCCTCGCGTGACAGTTATCTGAATGTTCCGGCGATCATCAGTGCCGCCGAGGTCACCGATGCTCTGGCGATCCATCCCGGCTATGGCTTTTTATCGGAAAACGCCGATTTCGCCGAAAAGGTGATTCAGAGCGGATTCATCTTCATCGGACCGAGGCCGGAAACCATCCGCATGATGGGAGACAAAGTCGCGGCCATCGAAGCGATGAAAAAGGCCGGGATCCCCACTCTGCCGGGCTCGGACGGCCCTCTGGGAGAGAACGAGCAAGAGAATCTGGTAATCGCCAGACGGATCGGTTTTCCCATCATCATCAAGGCTGCCGGTGGCGGTGGCGGGCGCGGCATGCGGGTCGTGCACAGCGAGGCCAGTCTTGCCGCTTCCATTGAACTGACCCGGAGCGAGGCCGGCGCCGCGTTTGGGAACGACATGGTATACATGGAGAAGTTTCTGGAGAATCCGCGCCACATCGAGTTTCAGGTGATCGCGGATTCACACGGCAACGTGGTTCATCTGGGGGAGCGTGACTGCTCCACCCAGCGCCGTCACCAGAAGGTCGTGGAAGAAGCGCCGGCACCCGGCATCACCCAGGCACAGCGGGATGAGATGGGCATGCGTTGCGTGCAGGCATGCAGAGAGATCGGTTATCTCGGCGCCGGCACGTTCGAATTCCTCTACCAGGATGGCCAGTTCTATTTCATCGAAATGAACACCCGGGTCCAGGTCGAGCACCCCGTGACCGAAATGGTCACCGGCTTCGACATCGTCAAGGAACAGCTGCGGATCGCCGCCGGCGAGCCGCTTTCGATCCGTCAGGCCGAAGTGGAAATGCGCGGGCATGCCATCGAATGCCGGATCAATGCAGAGGATCCCGTCAATTTCATGCCATCGCCGGGGCTGATCGAGCAGTTCCATATGCCGGGCGGGCCGGGTATCCGTGTCGAGACCCACATCTACAACGGCTATCGTGTTCCGCCGTATTACGATTCCATGATCGGCAAGCTGATTGCCCATGGTGAAACTCGCGCCGGAGCGATCGCCCGGATGCGTACGGCCTTGAACGAGATGGTGATCGGCGGAATCAAATGCAATATTCCGCTGTTGCTCGATATCGTCAACGACAGTGCTTTCGAGGCGGGCGGGCAGAACATCCATTACCTAGAGCAGAAGCTGGGGCTCAAGCACTAA
- the prmA gene encoding 50S ribosomal protein L11 methyltransferase, which translates to MWQQLMVTVDEELAEDVSDALMDAGALSVSFLDAGDQALFEPPLGTTPVWTQTRVVGLFEKDGDLAAIRSALGGQFGEERLRDWSEETLADQVWERAWLEHFHPMRFGSRLWVCPTGFTVEETDAVVMRLDPGLAFGTGTHPTTALCLEWLDAADLHGASVLDYGCGSGILGVAAALLGAARVHAVDIDPQALAATVENARQNRVGDRIEVALPWDLVDGESDIVLANILANPLMELADALRSRLRPDGRIVLSGILAEQADAVASVYARKGFEMEPAVLSEGWVRLAGVRRT; encoded by the coding sequence ATGTGGCAGCAGTTGATGGTGACCGTCGACGAGGAACTGGCCGAAGATGTGTCGGATGCGCTGATGGATGCCGGCGCCTTGTCCGTCAGTTTCCTGGACGCCGGGGATCAAGCGTTGTTCGAGCCTCCGCTCGGTACGACTCCGGTGTGGACGCAAACCCGAGTGGTGGGTCTGTTTGAGAAGGATGGCGACTTGGCAGCAATCCGCTCGGCGCTCGGTGGGCAATTCGGCGAGGAAAGGCTTAGGGACTGGAGCGAGGAAACGCTGGCCGACCAGGTCTGGGAGCGGGCCTGGCTCGAACATTTCCACCCCATGCGTTTCGGCAGCCGGTTGTGGGTCTGCCCAACCGGTTTCACGGTCGAGGAAACCGATGCAGTGGTCATGCGGCTGGATCCGGGGCTGGCGTTCGGCACCGGGACCCACCCGACCACCGCGTTGTGCCTGGAATGGCTGGATGCGGCGGATTTGCACGGTGCATCGGTGTTGGATTATGGCTGTGGCTCCGGCATCCTGGGCGTTGCCGCGGCGTTACTCGGGGCCGCCCGCGTCCATGCCGTCGACATCGATCCGCAGGCGCTGGCGGCCACCGTGGAAAACGCCCGGCAGAACCGCGTCGGGGACCGAATCGAGGTGGCCTTGCCCTGGGATCTGGTGGACGGCGAGAGCGACATCGTATTGGCGAACATACTGGCCAATCCCTTGATGGAACTGGCCGATGCCTTGCGGTCGCGGTTGCGGCCGGACGGCCGGATTGTACTCTCAGGCATTCTGGCGGAGCAGGCGGACGCTGTGGCCTCTGTGTATGCGCGAAAAGGCTTCGAAATGGAACCCGCCGTGCTCAGTGAGGGCTGGGTCCGGCTCGCTGGGGTCAGACGGACTTAA
- a CDS encoding DUF3426 domain-containing protein codes for MRQLREGRGVMLCDHCGRVFNALPGLEESVPDPYSQPPKAGAGRWFRGGTRGYDQSPRPGFFLRLAWGVGSIALAIALLGQVAYFGSTRFAQDEALRPWLVMLCNAVGCQLPPYSDVESIQIVERTLRPVPATGGYEFRLVMANQSTAAQVFPSIVLRVVDRQGKPAAGRVFSPAEYLPKGTGMSMMPVGKSLEVRLELAKPARDISGFTFELI; via the coding sequence GTGCGCCAGCTACGGGAAGGGCGGGGTGTCATGTTATGCGACCACTGCGGTCGTGTTTTCAATGCCCTCCCGGGACTGGAGGAGAGTGTTCCCGATCCGTATTCGCAGCCGCCGAAGGCCGGGGCGGGACGCTGGTTCCGGGGAGGGACGAGAGGATATGATCAGTCCCCCCGCCCGGGGTTTTTCCTCCGGCTGGCCTGGGGTGTCGGCAGCATCGCCCTGGCGATCGCTCTGCTCGGCCAGGTGGCCTATTTCGGCAGCACTCGATTTGCCCAGGATGAGGCTCTGCGGCCATGGCTGGTGATGCTGTGCAATGCCGTAGGATGCCAGCTACCGCCCTACAGCGACGTCGAATCCATCCAGATCGTTGAGCGGACCCTACGGCCGGTGCCGGCCACCGGCGGCTACGAATTCCGGCTGGTCATGGCCAACCAGTCCACGGCGGCCCAGGTGTTTCCTTCGATCGTCCTGCGTGTGGTCGACCGGCAGGGGAAGCCGGCGGCGGGTAGGGTGTTTTCGCCGGCGGAATACCTGCCGAAGGGAACCGGTATGTCCATGATGCCGGTCGGGAAGTCTCTGGAAGTCCGCCTGGAACTGGCGAAGCCCGCCCGGGACATCAGCGGTTTCACCTTCGAATTGATCTGA
- a CDS encoding class I SAM-dependent rRNA methyltransferase translates to MSELSVLRLKKNEERRLRAGHLWVFSNEVDGEKTPLKRFVPGEYVVVEDSRQQPLGLAYVNPESLICARLLSRDHRVAIDHAFLLKRLSRALHLREMLFAKPYYRLVYGESDGLPGLVIDRLGDVLVLQASTLGAERLQDPVMEVLDKLLSPRTLVLKNTSSLRQFEKLENYVRVLGAPLEGLVPIEENGAKFLVDPVGGQKTGWFFDHRQNRAVVAQLSKCQRVLDLFCYTGGWGVQAALGGAESVDCVDSSESALALAAENARLNGVGDRMGFIRQDVFEFLKQLRHKRHRYDLIVVDPPALIKRKKDVKAGVEAYHRLNQAAMQVLNPGGVLVSASCSYNLPRSTLHDILRTCSRHLDRHLVILGQGCQGPDHPVHPAIPETEYLKTFFCHLSMPL, encoded by the coding sequence ATGTCTGAATTGTCGGTATTGCGGCTGAAGAAGAACGAGGAGCGTCGTTTGCGGGCGGGGCACCTGTGGGTCTTCAGCAACGAAGTGGATGGCGAAAAGACTCCACTCAAACGGTTCGTTCCCGGTGAATACGTGGTGGTGGAGGATTCCCGCCAACAGCCGCTGGGCTTGGCTTACGTCAACCCGGAATCGCTGATCTGCGCGCGGCTTTTGAGTCGCGACCACCGCGTGGCGATCGACCATGCCTTTCTGTTAAAGCGCCTGAGCCGGGCCCTGCATCTGCGCGAAATGCTTTTCGCCAAGCCTTATTACCGTCTGGTGTATGGTGAAAGCGACGGCCTCCCCGGCTTGGTGATCGACCGTCTGGGCGACGTGCTGGTGTTGCAGGCCAGCACGCTCGGCGCGGAGCGGCTGCAGGACCCAGTGATGGAGGTGCTCGACAAGCTGCTTTCACCCCGTACCCTGGTGCTGAAAAATACTTCGAGTCTGCGCCAGTTCGAAAAGCTTGAGAATTACGTGCGGGTGCTGGGTGCGCCGCTCGAGGGGCTGGTGCCGATCGAAGAGAACGGCGCGAAGTTCCTGGTCGATCCCGTGGGAGGGCAGAAGACGGGGTGGTTCTTCGACCATCGCCAGAACCGTGCCGTGGTGGCGCAGTTATCGAAATGTCAGCGTGTACTCGATCTGTTCTGCTATACCGGAGGCTGGGGTGTCCAGGCGGCCCTGGGAGGGGCAGAATCCGTGGATTGTGTGGACAGCTCCGAATCGGCGCTTGCGCTCGCCGCGGAAAACGCCAGGCTCAACGGTGTGGGCGATCGCATGGGCTTCATCCGGCAAGATGTTTTCGAGTTCCTGAAGCAGCTTCGGCACAAACGCCATCGCTACGATTTGATCGTGGTGGATCCGCCCGCCCTCATCAAGCGTAAGAAAGACGTCAAGGCGGGCGTGGAGGCATACCACCGCCTCAACCAGGCGGCCATGCAAGTGCTGAATCCCGGGGGGGTTCTGGTGTCAGCCTCCTGCTCATACAATCTGCCGCGATCCACCTTGCACGATATCCTGCGCACCTGCAGCCGGCATCTCGATCGGCATCTGGTGATCCTGGGTCAGGGTTGCCAGGGGCCGGATCATCCGGTCCATCCCGCGATTCCCGAGACCGAGTATCTCAAGACCTTTTTCTGCCACCTGTCGATGCCGCTCTAG
- the prmC gene encoding peptide chain release factor N(5)-glutamine methyltransferase: protein MPANLWEALEAASRELSSVSETARLDAEVLLAHVIGKNRAYLRAWPERLLQGDEEQRFLASIAARARGVPVAYLTGVREFWSRSFKVCPDVLIPRPETELLVELAVEAASRRNRPRILDLGTGSGVIAVTLALECPDAEVWAVDVSESALAMARHNAAALGAETVRFLRGTWFAPLPAGIRFDLIVSNPPYVSPTDPHLLRGDLRYEPRQALVSAKDGLHDIALIAENAGPYLLPDGRVMIEHGFDQADAVATVLGELGYRDVRHHRDLHGHERVTAATWPTEG, encoded by the coding sequence GTGCCCGCCAACCTTTGGGAAGCGCTGGAGGCCGCCAGCCGCGAACTCAGCTCCGTCAGCGAAACGGCCCGCCTCGATGCCGAAGTGCTGCTGGCCCATGTAATCGGGAAAAACCGCGCCTATCTCAGGGCCTGGCCCGAACGTCTGCTGCAAGGCGACGAAGAACAGCGCTTTCTGGCATCCATCGCAGCGCGCGCCCGTGGTGTCCCTGTCGCCTATCTGACGGGAGTACGAGAATTCTGGTCCAGATCCTTCAAGGTCTGCCCCGATGTGCTGATTCCGCGCCCGGAAACCGAACTGCTAGTGGAACTTGCGGTCGAGGCAGCCTCCCGCAGAAACCGCCCCCGCATCCTTGATCTGGGTACCGGCAGCGGCGTCATCGCCGTGACGTTGGCTCTCGAATGTCCGGACGCCGAAGTCTGGGCGGTGGATGTTAGCGAATCCGCTCTCGCAATGGCCCGCCATAATGCCGCCGCCCTCGGTGCCGAAACTGTCCGGTTCCTGCGGGGCACCTGGTTTGCCCCGCTGCCGGCAGGCATCCGCTTCGACCTGATCGTCAGCAACCCTCCTTATGTTAGCCCAACCGACCCGCACCTCCTGCGCGGCGATCTCCGCTACGAACCTAGACAGGCCCTGGTATCAGCGAAGGATGGACTGCATGACATCGCCCTGATCGCCGAAAACGCCGGCCCATATCTGCTGCCCGATGGCAGAGTGATGATAGAGCACGGCTTCGACCAGGCCGACGCTGTCGCCACGGTCCTCGGCGAGCTGGGCTACCGCGACGTCCGTCATCATCGCGATCTGCATGGCCATGAGCGTGTCACCGCGGCGACATGGCCAACCGAGGGCTGA
- the prfA gene encoding peptide chain release factor 1, with translation MNPSVQQKLENLSHRFEEITGLLATPEVQNDQNRFKALSREYAQLEPCVACFRRYRETLEGLDYAQALLQDQDPEVRSLAREELEAGRKRCDALEQELQILLLPRDPNDERNVFLEIRAGTGGAEAAIFAGDLQRMYSRYAERQGWRAEIVSESEGEHGGYKEVVMRISGQNVYSRLKFEAGTHRVQRVPATEAQGRIHTSACTVAVLPEFDDVEIDINPSDLRVDTFRASGAGGQHVNRTDSAIRITHIPTGTVVECQDERSQHKNRARAMSLLQARILAAAQEKQNSEIAASRKLQVGSGDRSERIRTYNFPQGRLTDHRINLTLYRLEAIMDGDLDPVIDPLLQEHQADMLASLAGS, from the coding sequence GTGAATCCTTCCGTTCAGCAGAAACTCGAAAACCTATCCCATCGCTTCGAAGAAATCACCGGCCTCCTGGCCACCCCGGAAGTCCAGAACGATCAAAACCGGTTCAAGGCCCTGAGCCGGGAATACGCCCAGCTTGAACCCTGTGTCGCCTGTTTCCGGCGCTACCGGGAAACGCTGGAGGGCCTGGATTATGCGCAAGCATTGCTGCAGGATCAGGATCCCGAAGTCCGCAGTCTGGCGCGGGAGGAACTCGAAGCCGGACGCAAGCGCTGCGACGCCCTGGAGCAGGAGCTGCAAATCCTGCTGCTGCCGCGCGACCCCAACGACGAGCGTAACGTGTTCCTCGAAATCCGGGCCGGCACCGGCGGTGCGGAAGCGGCGATCTTCGCCGGCGACCTACAGCGCATGTACAGCCGCTACGCCGAACGGCAGGGCTGGAGAGCCGAGATAGTCAGCGAAAGCGAGGGTGAGCACGGCGGCTACAAGGAGGTCGTGATGCGCATCAGCGGCCAGAATGTCTATTCCCGGCTCAAGTTCGAAGCCGGTACCCACCGCGTCCAGCGGGTGCCCGCCACTGAAGCTCAGGGCCGCATCCATACGTCGGCTTGCACCGTGGCGGTTCTCCCGGAATTCGATGATGTCGAGATCGACATTAACCCTTCCGATCTGCGCGTTGACACCTTCCGTGCCTCGGGGGCTGGCGGTCAGCACGTCAACCGGACCGATTCGGCCATACGCATCACCCACATCCCGACCGGCACCGTCGTGGAGTGCCAGGATGAGCGCTCCCAGCACAAGAACCGGGCGCGCGCCATGTCGCTGTTGCAGGCCCGCATTCTGGCCGCCGCCCAGGAAAAGCAAAATTCCGAGATCGCCGCATCGAGGAAACTGCAAGTAGGCAGCGGCGACCGCTCCGAACGCATCCGGACCTATAACTTCCCGCAGGGCCGGCTGACCGACCATCGTATCAATCTCACGCTCTACCGGCTGGAGGCCATCATGGACGGCGACCTCGACCCGGTCATCGATCCCCTGCTGCAGGAGCATCAGGCCGACATGCTGGCCAGTCTGGCCGGAAGCTGA
- the hemA gene encoding glutamyl-tRNA reductase: protein MAILTLGVNHTTAPVSIRERLAFPAEHLQSALRNLIGLPQVGEAAILSTCNRTEVYCELDGRDQRPIVDWMRDQRQFDGQDISQYLYSHFDAGTIRHMFRVACGLDSMILGEPQILGQMKTAYQAARDAGTAGKILTKLFHRTFAAAKKVRTDTAIGCSPVSVAFAAIRLAQRIFDDLGDLTAILIGAGETIELTARHLSENRIGHMIIANRTFDRAHTLANQFGAFAISLEELPKHLAKADIIVTSTGSPLPILGKGSFESALRSRRHKPMFIVDLAVPRDIEPEVEQLQDVYLYTVDDLRHTVEENLKTRQEAALQAEEIIDLEVEHFLAWLRAQAATETIRDVRSQAERHRDVALQRALRQLRRGKSAEDTLRWLADTLTNKIIHAPSSQIWQAGVNERADIVAAARELFQLKDPDT from the coding sequence ATGGCGATCCTGACTTTAGGCGTCAATCACACCACCGCACCGGTTTCGATCAGGGAACGTTTGGCATTCCCCGCAGAGCACCTGCAATCCGCGCTGCGGAACCTGATCGGCCTGCCGCAGGTGGGGGAGGCGGCGATCCTGTCGACCTGCAACCGCACCGAGGTGTATTGCGAACTCGACGGGCGCGACCAGCGGCCCATCGTCGACTGGATGCGCGATCAGCGGCAGTTCGACGGTCAGGACATCTCCCAATATCTTTACTCCCACTTCGACGCCGGCACGATCCGGCATATGTTCCGCGTCGCCTGCGGGCTGGACTCGATGATCCTGGGGGAGCCGCAGATCCTCGGCCAGATGAAGACCGCCTACCAGGCGGCACGCGACGCCGGTACCGCAGGGAAGATTCTGACCAAGCTGTTCCATCGCACCTTCGCCGCGGCCAAGAAGGTCCGGACCGACACGGCGATCGGCTGCAGCCCCGTCTCGGTCGCATTCGCCGCCATCCGGCTGGCCCAGCGCATTTTCGACGATCTCGGCGATCTGACCGCCATCCTCATCGGCGCCGGTGAGACCATCGAGCTGACCGCGCGGCACTTGAGCGAGAACCGGATCGGGCACATGATCATCGCCAACCGGACCTTCGACCGGGCCCATACCCTGGCCAATCAGTTCGGCGCTTTCGCCATCTCTCTGGAAGAGCTGCCCAAACATCTGGCCAAGGCGGACATCATCGTCACCTCCACCGGCAGTCCCCTGCCCATCCTCGGCAAAGGCAGCTTCGAGAGCGCGCTGCGAAGCCGCCGCCACAAGCCGATGTTCATCGTGGACCTGGCGGTGCCGCGGGATATCGAGCCCGAGGTCGAGCAGCTCCAGGATGTCTATCTTTACACCGTCGACGATCTGCGGCACACCGTCGAGGAAAACCTCAAGACCCGTCAGGAAGCCGCTCTGCAAGCCGAAGAAATCATCGACCTGGAAGTCGAACATTTCCTGGCCTGGCTCAGGGCTCAGGCGGCTACCGAAACGATCCGCGACGTCCGGAGCCAAGCCGAACGGCACCGCGACGTGGCTTTGCAACGGGCGCTGCGGCAGCTGCGCCGCGGCAAGAGCGCCGAAGACACCCTGCGTTGGCTGGCGGATACCCTCACCAACAAGATCATTCACGCGCCCAGTTCGCAGATCTGGCAGGCGGGCGTGAACGAACGCGCCGACATCGTCGCCGCGGCGCGCGAACTTTTTCAACTCAAAGACCCCGATACGTGA
- a CDS encoding tetratricopeptide repeat protein — MPGLLLIALAFGCVGQRAKFADEAFWSDETEIRSAVEPLTPKAQLVYLVLAGELAGQRGRYEVALEHYLQAARLSRDARLAERATQIALFVKKYPEAIEGVSLWLQAEPRNAGARRMAALLYLKVGRREEAVAQMKVLLTLPDAELENTLIELVKVLDSEVPKQDAAEFMNALLRASPGMAELHFAAALLAANQGEFQRALNEAEEALKLHPDWSRARVLQAQVMAQMGDSAAAGDMIQRSLKRDPDNARLRLIYSQLLIKSGDIEGARRELARIVAKEPGNQDARFGLGLALIDLGRLDAARREFMALAMSEKWRVQAYFYLGLIDARKGRLSEALGWFDRVTTGPTEFDARVNGITALISLGRLTEARTRLADVRRRFPNESVRLYLLEAELLSKNRDYEDAFNLLTEALGEIPGQSDLLYARALVAENLGRFDVLEADLRQVLEKSPDDPNALNALGYTLVERGERLDEAKGYLDRAIRLRPDDPAILDSYGWLLYRLRNYAEAAEYLRRAYEKVQDPEIASHLGEVLVESGRRQEARKILREAWKKAPEHEDMQRIKARYPDLLAP; from the coding sequence GTGCCAGGTTTGCTGTTGATTGCCCTGGCATTCGGGTGCGTGGGCCAAAGGGCCAAATTTGCGGATGAAGCATTCTGGAGTGACGAGACCGAGATCCGTTCCGCGGTCGAGCCGCTGACGCCCAAAGCTCAGCTGGTTTACCTGGTGCTGGCCGGAGAGTTGGCCGGCCAGCGCGGCCGCTACGAGGTTGCGCTCGAGCATTATCTCCAGGCCGCCCGCTTGTCACGCGACGCGCGTCTTGCGGAACGGGCGACGCAGATTGCCTTGTTCGTAAAAAAATATCCCGAAGCGATCGAAGGGGTGTCGCTCTGGCTGCAGGCCGAACCCCGCAACGCAGGGGCCCGCCGCATGGCAGCCTTGCTCTACCTGAAGGTGGGAAGGCGCGAGGAGGCCGTGGCGCAGATGAAAGTATTGCTGACACTGCCGGACGCCGAACTGGAAAATACGCTCATCGAATTGGTGAAGGTGCTCGACAGCGAGGTGCCCAAACAGGACGCGGCGGAATTCATGAACGCCTTGTTGCGGGCGTCCCCAGGTATGGCGGAGCTTCATTTCGCAGCCGCCCTTCTCGCCGCCAACCAGGGCGAATTCCAGCGGGCCTTGAATGAGGCCGAGGAGGCCCTGAAGCTGCACCCGGACTGGAGCCGGGCCCGGGTGCTACAGGCGCAGGTCATGGCACAGATGGGGGATTCTGCGGCTGCTGGGGACATGATTCAGCGCTCACTCAAACGGGATCCGGACAACGCCAGGCTTCGCCTGATCTACTCGCAGCTGCTCATCAAGTCCGGTGACATCGAAGGCGCGCGGCGCGAATTGGCGCGTATCGTAGCCAAGGAACCCGGGAATCAGGACGCCCGGTTCGGACTTGGACTGGCGCTCATCGATCTGGGCCGGCTCGATGCGGCCCGCCGCGAGTTCATGGCGCTGGCCATGTCCGAAAAGTGGCGGGTTCAAGCCTACTTTTATCTGGGGCTGATCGATGCCCGCAAGGGTAGGCTGAGTGAAGCTCTGGGCTGGTTCGACCGCGTCACGACCGGTCCGACCGAGTTCGATGCCCGGGTGAACGGCATCACTGCCCTGATCAGTCTGGGCCGGCTGACGGAGGCGCGAACCCGTCTCGCCGACGTCCGGAGGCGTTTTCCGAACGAGTCGGTTCGTCTGTATCTTCTGGAGGCCGAGCTGCTTTCCAAGAACAGGGACTATGAAGACGCCTTCAATCTGTTGACCGAGGCGCTCGGTGAAATCCCAGGGCAGAGCGATCTGCTCTATGCCAGGGCTCTGGTGGCGGAAAACCTCGGCCGGTTCGACGTGCTGGAGGCGGATTTGCGTCAAGTGCTGGAAAAGAGCCCCGATGATCCCAATGCGCTGAATGCCCTGGGCTATACGCTCGTCGAGCGGGGCGAGCGGTTGGACGAAGCCAAGGGCTATCTCGACCGGGCGATCCGGCTCAGGCCCGATGACCCGGCGATACTCGACAGTTATGGCTGGCTCCTGTACCGGCTGCGCAACTATGCCGAAGCCGCTGAGTACCTGCGCCGAGCTTATGAAAAGGTCCAGGATCCGGAGATCGCATCGCACCTGGGTGAGGTGCTGGTGGAGTCTGGGCGACGCCAGGAAGCCAGGAAAATTCTGCGGGAGGCATGGAAGAAGGCGCCCGAGCACGAGGATATGCAGCGGATCAAGGCGCGCTATCCGGATCTGCTGGCGCCGTGA
- the lolB gene encoding lipoprotein insertase outer membrane protein LolB has translation MRDWIRLAAVSLTVLSAAAAMQGCAPAPVRPGMPDAARLASLERWRLEGRVAVQTADDAWQASLSWDHDGRQDRLWISGPLNQGTVSIVLQEDLILVNEGHGNERISRDPEGLLKEKLGFSIPLQRLRYWVLGVVAPGDAGEEMEFYPDGRLKHLRQAEWSLDYERYRSWDRFTLPQKVLIQGRSLKLKLFADEWTVGNPPA, from the coding sequence ATGCGTGATTGGATCCGGCTTGCGGCGGTGTCCCTGACGGTCTTGTCGGCGGCAGCCGCTATGCAGGGTTGTGCCCCAGCGCCGGTCCGGCCAGGCATGCCGGACGCGGCCCGATTGGCCAGCCTCGAACGCTGGCGGCTGGAAGGTCGTGTTGCGGTGCAGACTGCGGACGACGCCTGGCAGGCCAGTTTGTCCTGGGATCACGACGGCCGTCAGGATCGGCTGTGGATTTCCGGTCCTTTGAATCAGGGAACGGTTTCCATCGTTCTCCAGGAGGACTTGATTCTGGTCAACGAAGGCCATGGGAACGAGAGGATTTCCCGCGATCCCGAAGGGCTGCTGAAAGAAAAACTGGGCTTTTCCATTCCGCTGCAGAGGCTGCGTTACTGGGTCCTGGGGGTTGTAGCACCCGGGGATGCGGGTGAAGAGATGGAATTCTATCCGGACGGGCGCCTGAAGCACCTCAGGCAGGCGGAATGGTCGCTCGATTACGAGCGTTATCGCAGCTGGGACCGCTTCACCTTGCCACAGAAAGTGCTGATCCAGGGGCGTTCGCTCAAGCTGAAACTGTTTGCGGACGAGTGGACTGTCGGGAATCCTCCAGCATGA
- the ispE gene encoding 4-(cytidine 5'-diphospho)-2-C-methyl-D-erythritol kinase, with protein MKPFSLRLPAPAKLNLTLRITGRRPDGYHDLQTVFQFVDVCDWLEFRSDASGEIRLQTSLAGVPEEQNLIVRAARLLKEYAGVAAGADIILEKNLPLGGGLGGGSSDAATTLVALNHLWELGLDRYTLMNLGLRLGADVPIFVFGRSAWAEGVGERLQIVELPEPWYVIVVPPCHVSTAEIFSAPDLTRDNDPITITDFLAGSHDNHCLDAVVRRYPVVGEAMRELEKYSRDVRLTGTGACVYSVHGSEDEARTACDDLSRDWVVLVTPGRNLSPLYEALNER; from the coding sequence ATGAAGCCGTTTTCTCTGCGCTTGCCGGCACCGGCCAAGCTCAATCTCACCCTTCGTATCACCGGTCGCCGCCCCGACGGATACCATGATTTGCAGACGGTGTTCCAGTTCGTGGATGTGTGCGACTGGCTAGAATTCCGCTCCGATGCTTCCGGCGAAATCCGATTGCAGACTTCGCTGGCGGGGGTGCCGGAGGAACAGAACCTGATCGTCCGTGCCGCCCGCCTGCTCAAGGAATACGCGGGCGTAGCCGCCGGGGCAGACATCATCTTGGAGAAAAACCTGCCCTTGGGGGGTGGCCTGGGAGGCGGAAGCTCGGATGCAGCGACCACGCTGGTCGCGCTGAACCACTTGTGGGAGCTGGGTCTGGATCGGTACACGCTGATGAATCTCGGTTTGCGGCTGGGGGCGGATGTACCGATTTTCGTTTTCGGCCGGAGCGCCTGGGCGGAAGGGGTGGGCGAAAGGCTGCAGATCGTGGAACTGCCCGAGCCCTGGTACGTCATCGTCGTGCCACCGTGCCATGTCTCGACCGCCGAGATATTCAGTGCCCCCGATTTGACAAGAGATAACGACCCGATCACAATAACCGACTTCCTTGCGGGATCCCATGACAATCATTGCCTGGATGCCGTCGTGCGTCGATACCCGGTAGTGGGCGAAGCGATGCGTGAGTTGGAGAAGTATTCCAGGGATGTTCGGCTGACGGGCACGGGCGCCTGCGTTTATTCGGTCCACGGCAGTGAGGACGAAGCCAGGACCGCATGCGACGATTTGTCCCGCGACTGGGTCGTCCTTGTGACGCCTGGCCGCAACCTGTCGCCTCTGTATGAGGCGCTGAACGAACGATAG